One genomic segment of Lampris incognitus isolate fLamInc1 chromosome 2, fLamInc1.hap2, whole genome shotgun sequence includes these proteins:
- the plpbp gene encoding pyridoxal phosphate homeostasis protein isoform X1 yields MWRGEGMSELGKALQSVAERVKQAAARRSKTLPALQPRLVAVSKTKPPEMIIEAYRQGQRDFGENYVNELVDKASNPQILESCPDIKWHFIGHLQKNNVNKLLGVPRLFMVETVDSVKLADKVNSSWQRLRAAGTQRLKVMVQLNTSGEQSKHGLSPEETVNTVRHILSQCTALHFSGLMTIGRYGYDLSEGPNPDFQMLLRWRQEVCDNLNLPLEEVELSMGMSTDFEHAVEVGATNVRVGSIIFGNREYPNSAANTPSPSPEKKAKVVSEDAAKKMAHLTVSEH; encoded by the exons ATGTGGAGGGGAGAGGGTATGTCGGAGCTCGGAAAGGCGCTGCAGTCGGTGGCGGAAAGGGTGAAGCAGGCGGCGGCGCGGAGGTCCAAG ACGCTGCCTGCCCTGCAGCCCCGCCTGGTAGCCGTCAGCAAAACCAAACCACCGGAGATGATCATAGAGGCCTACAGACAAGGACAGCGTGACTTTGGTGAAAACTAT GTTAACGAGCTCGTGGACAAAGCGTCAAATCCTCAG ATTCTAGAGTCTTGCCCGGACATCAAGTGGCACTTCATCGGCCATTTACAGAAAAATAATGTCAACAAACTTTTGG GAGTGCCGAGACTTTTCATGGTGGAGACGGTGGACTCCGTGAAGCTGGCCGACAAGGTCAACAGCTCGTGGCAGCGCCTCCGAGCGGCCGGCACACAGAGGTTAAAGGTCATGGTGCAGCTCAACACCAGCGGAGAACAAA GTAAACATGGCTTATCCCCAGAGGAAACGGTAAACACAGTGAGACACATCCTGTCCCAGTGCACGGCTCTGCACTTCTCTGGACTCATGACCATCGGTCGCTATGGATATGACCTCAGCGAGGGCCCCAATCCAGATTTCCAG ATGCTGCTGCGTTGGAGACAGGAGGTGTGCGACAACTTAAACCTGCCTTTGGAAGAAGTAGAACTCAGTATGGGTATGTCCACTGATTTTGAACATGCC GTTGAAGTGGGCGCTACCAACGTGCGAGTGGGCAGTATTATATTCGGCAACAGGGAGTATCCCAACAGCGCAGCCAACACGCCCAGCCCCAGCCCGGAGAAGAAGGCGAAGGTCGTGTCTGAGGACGCAGCGAAGAAGATGGCGCACCTCACCGTGTCCGAACACTGA
- the plpbp gene encoding pyridoxal phosphate homeostasis protein isoform X2: MIIEAYRQGQRDFGENYVNELVDKASNPQILESCPDIKWHFIGHLQKNNVNKLLGVPRLFMVETVDSVKLADKVNSSWQRLRAAGTQRLKVMVQLNTSGEQSKHGLSPEETVNTVRHILSQCTALHFSGLMTIGRYGYDLSEGPNPDFQMLLRWRQEVCDNLNLPLEEVELSMGMSTDFEHAVEVGATNVRVGSIIFGNREYPNSAANTPSPSPEKKAKVVSEDAAKKMAHLTVSEH, translated from the exons ATGATCATAGAGGCCTACAGACAAGGACAGCGTGACTTTGGTGAAAACTAT GTTAACGAGCTCGTGGACAAAGCGTCAAATCCTCAG ATTCTAGAGTCTTGCCCGGACATCAAGTGGCACTTCATCGGCCATTTACAGAAAAATAATGTCAACAAACTTTTGG GAGTGCCGAGACTTTTCATGGTGGAGACGGTGGACTCCGTGAAGCTGGCCGACAAGGTCAACAGCTCGTGGCAGCGCCTCCGAGCGGCCGGCACACAGAGGTTAAAGGTCATGGTGCAGCTCAACACCAGCGGAGAACAAA GTAAACATGGCTTATCCCCAGAGGAAACGGTAAACACAGTGAGACACATCCTGTCCCAGTGCACGGCTCTGCACTTCTCTGGACTCATGACCATCGGTCGCTATGGATATGACCTCAGCGAGGGCCCCAATCCAGATTTCCAG ATGCTGCTGCGTTGGAGACAGGAGGTGTGCGACAACTTAAACCTGCCTTTGGAAGAAGTAGAACTCAGTATGGGTATGTCCACTGATTTTGAACATGCC GTTGAAGTGGGCGCTACCAACGTGCGAGTGGGCAGTATTATATTCGGCAACAGGGAGTATCCCAACAGCGCAGCCAACACGCCCAGCCCCAGCCCGGAGAAGAAGGCGAAGGTCGTGTCTGAGGACGCAGCGAAGAAGATGGCGCACCTCACCGTGTCCGAACACTGA